The following proteins are co-located in the Larimichthys crocea isolate SSNF chromosome XXIV, L_crocea_2.0, whole genome shotgun sequence genome:
- the numb gene encoding protein numb homolog isoform X4, translating into MNKLRQSFRRKKDVYVPESSRPHQWQTDEEAVRSGKCSFAVKYLGHVEVEESRGMHICEDAVKRLKTAGKKPVRAVLWVSADGLRVVDDKTKDLILDQTIEKVSFCAPDRNFERAFSYICRDGTTRRWICHCFMAIKDSGERLSHAVGCAFAACLERKQKREKECGVTATFDANRTTFTREGSFRVTTATEAAEREEVMRQLQDAKKETDVIIAGNSNVTNSSAHQTGGGSPSPTSSPPLSMSALGPQAIPRRHAPADVIARQGSFRGFPALSQKTSPFKRQLSLRMNELPSTMQRKSDFPIKNTVPEVEGEGDSISSLCTQITSAFSGPPEDPFSSAPMPKPASSPQSPVAPVNGTAPAFSVPAAAAAAAVTANPPVMPPALPARDTNPWAKTPAGAPASAQPGSNWSSPTPVIVVPPTSSPAMPSHKRTPSEADRWLEEVTKSVRAPQPNPIIAAAASQPFATPVPASQPFAAPVPASQPFTAPVPASQPFTAPVPIPVAPSIPPVGFMSSLPSAVPMLPPRQPAFHAQAPSSYPMPNGLPFPQPSVPVVGITPSQMVANVFGSATQPQAFPVQVSTTPQHDAQVVGNVSPFIKPPQPTAVNPAPLQPSNGSVTFNGADNWAAQSQLAPSSPATQPPLQPQEDAFEAQWAALEGRSRQRTTPSPTNPFSTELHKTFEIQL; encoded by the exons GCCGGGAAGAAGCCGGTGCGGGCCGTGCTGTGGGTGTCGGCAGATGGTCTCCGTGTTGTAGACGACAAAACAAAG GACCTGATTCTGGACCAGACAATAGAGAAGGTGTCGTTCTGCGCTCCGGACCGAAACTTTGAGAGAGCGTTCTCGTACATCTGCAGGGACGGCACCACGCGACGCTGGATCTGCCATTGTTTCATGGCCATCAAAGACTCA GGAGAGCGTCTCAGTCATGCTGTGGGTTGTGCATTCGCCGCCTGTCTGGAGCGAAAACAGAAACGGGAGAAGGAGTGCGGGGTCACGGCAACGTTTGACGCCAACAGAACCACTTTCACCCGCGAGGGCTCATTTCGCGTTACTACGGcaacagaggcagcagagcGGGAGGAAGTCATGAGGCAGCTACAGGATGCtaaaaaag agacagacgTGATCATCGCCGGGAACTCTAATGTGACAAACTCCTCAGCACACCAGACAGGAGGAGGTTCACCATCCCCCACGTCCTCCCCGCCTCTCTCCATGTCCGCCCTGGGACCCCAGGCGATACCGCGCAGACACGCACCGGCCGACGTTATCGCCAGGCAGGGCTCCTTCAGAGGATTCCCGGCCCTCAGTCAGAAGACTTCTCCCTTCAAACGACAGCTGTCGCTGCGCATGAACGAGCTGCCCTCCACCATGCAGCGCAAGTCTGACTTCCCCATCAAGAACACAG TCCCTGAGGtagaaggagaaggagacagcATCAGTTCGCTGTGCACTCAGATCACCTCGGCGTTCAGCGGACCCCCAGAGGACCCCTTCTCCTCAGCACCAATGCCCAAACCGGCTTCATCCCCACAGTCTCCTGTAGCACCAG TGAACGGCACAGCTCCTGCCTTCtctgttcctgctgctgctgctgctgctgctgtcactgctaACCCTCCAGTTATGCCGCCCGCTCTGCCTGCTCGAGACACTAACCCCTGGGCTAAGACCCCAGCAGGGGCCCCGGCCTCAGCACAGCCAG GAAGTAACTGGTCATCTCCTACTCCAGTGATTGTGGTCCCCCCCACATCGTCCCCGGCCATGCCCTCCCACAAACGCACCCCATCAGAAGCAGACCGGTGGTTAGAAGAAGTCACCAAGTCTGTCCGAGCCCCACAGCCTAATCCAATCATAGCAGCTGCCGCCTCCCAGCCCTTCGCCACCCCCGTGCCCGCCTCCCAGCCCTTCGCTGCCCCCGTGCCCGCCTCCCAGCCCTTCACTGCCCCCGTGCCCGCCTCCCAGCCCTTCACTGCCCCCGTGCCCATCCCCGTGGCGCCCTCCATTCCCCCGGTGGGCTTCATgtcctctctgccctctgccGTGCCCATGTTGCCCCCTCGCCAGCCTGCCTTCCACGCTCAGGCTCCGTCCTCTTACCCGATGCCGAACGGGCTGCCGTTCCCTCAGCCCAGCGTGCCTGTGGTGGGCATCACTCCTTCACAGATGGTGGCTAACGTGTTTGGTTCAGCCACGCAACCCCAGGCATTCCCCGTCCAGGTCTCCACAACACCCCAGCATGATGCCCAGGTTGTCGGCAACGTCAGTCCGTTCATCAAACCCCCACAGCCCACCGCAGTGAACCCTGCTCCCCTCCAGCCATCCAACGGTAGTGTGACCTTCAACGGGGCCGACAACTGGGCGGCTCAATCCCAACTCGCTCCATCCTCCCCGGCCACCCAGCCGCCCCTTCAGCCGCAGGAAGATGCCTTTGAGGCCCAGTGGGCAGCTCTGGAGGGCCGCTCGCGCCAGCGCACCACACCCTCCCCGACAAATCCCTTCTCCACCGAGCTGCACAAGACCTTTGAGATCCAGCTCTGA
- the numb gene encoding protein numb homolog isoform X3 produces the protein MNKLRQSFRRKKDVYVPESSRPHQWQTDEEAVRSGKCSFAVKYLGHVEVEESRGMHICEDAVKRLKTAGKKPVRAVLWVSADGLRVVDDKTKDLILDQTIEKVSFCAPDRNFERAFSYICRDGTTRRWICHCFMAIKDSGERLSHAVGCAFAACLERKQKREKECGVTATFDANRTTFTREGSFRVTTATEAAEREEVMRQLQDAKKAETDVIIAGNSNVTNSSAHQTGGGSPSPTSSPPLSMSALGPQAIPRRHAPADVIARQGSFRGFPALSQKTSPFKRQLSLRMNELPSTMQRKSDFPIKNTVPEVEGEGDSISSLCTQITSAFSGPPEDPFSSAPMPKPASSPQSPVAPVNGTAPAFSVPAAAAAAAVTANPPVMPPALPARDTNPWAKTPAGAPASAQPGSNWSSPTPVIVVPPTSSPAMPSHKRTPSEADRWLEEVTKSVRAPQPNPIIAAAASQPFATPVPASQPFAAPVPASQPFTAPVPASQPFTAPVPIPVAPSIPPVGFMSSLPSAVPMLPPRQPAFHAQAPSSYPMPNGLPFPQPSVPVVGITPSQMVANVFGSATQPQAFPVQVSTTPQHDAQVVGNVSPFIKPPQPTAVNPAPLQPSNGSVTFNGADNWAAQSQLAPSSPATQPPLQPQEDAFEAQWAALEGRSRQRTTPSPTNPFSTELHKTFEIQL, from the exons GCCGGGAAGAAGCCGGTGCGGGCCGTGCTGTGGGTGTCGGCAGATGGTCTCCGTGTTGTAGACGACAAAACAAAG GACCTGATTCTGGACCAGACAATAGAGAAGGTGTCGTTCTGCGCTCCGGACCGAAACTTTGAGAGAGCGTTCTCGTACATCTGCAGGGACGGCACCACGCGACGCTGGATCTGCCATTGTTTCATGGCCATCAAAGACTCA GGAGAGCGTCTCAGTCATGCTGTGGGTTGTGCATTCGCCGCCTGTCTGGAGCGAAAACAGAAACGGGAGAAGGAGTGCGGGGTCACGGCAACGTTTGACGCCAACAGAACCACTTTCACCCGCGAGGGCTCATTTCGCGTTACTACGGcaacagaggcagcagagcGGGAGGAAGTCATGAGGCAGCTACAGGATGCtaaaaaag cagagacagacgTGATCATCGCCGGGAACTCTAATGTGACAAACTCCTCAGCACACCAGACAGGAGGAGGTTCACCATCCCCCACGTCCTCCCCGCCTCTCTCCATGTCCGCCCTGGGACCCCAGGCGATACCGCGCAGACACGCACCGGCCGACGTTATCGCCAGGCAGGGCTCCTTCAGAGGATTCCCGGCCCTCAGTCAGAAGACTTCTCCCTTCAAACGACAGCTGTCGCTGCGCATGAACGAGCTGCCCTCCACCATGCAGCGCAAGTCTGACTTCCCCATCAAGAACACAG TCCCTGAGGtagaaggagaaggagacagcATCAGTTCGCTGTGCACTCAGATCACCTCGGCGTTCAGCGGACCCCCAGAGGACCCCTTCTCCTCAGCACCAATGCCCAAACCGGCTTCATCCCCACAGTCTCCTGTAGCACCAG TGAACGGCACAGCTCCTGCCTTCtctgttcctgctgctgctgctgctgctgctgtcactgctaACCCTCCAGTTATGCCGCCCGCTCTGCCTGCTCGAGACACTAACCCCTGGGCTAAGACCCCAGCAGGGGCCCCGGCCTCAGCACAGCCAG GAAGTAACTGGTCATCTCCTACTCCAGTGATTGTGGTCCCCCCCACATCGTCCCCGGCCATGCCCTCCCACAAACGCACCCCATCAGAAGCAGACCGGTGGTTAGAAGAAGTCACCAAGTCTGTCCGAGCCCCACAGCCTAATCCAATCATAGCAGCTGCCGCCTCCCAGCCCTTCGCCACCCCCGTGCCCGCCTCCCAGCCCTTCGCTGCCCCCGTGCCCGCCTCCCAGCCCTTCACTGCCCCCGTGCCCGCCTCCCAGCCCTTCACTGCCCCCGTGCCCATCCCCGTGGCGCCCTCCATTCCCCCGGTGGGCTTCATgtcctctctgccctctgccGTGCCCATGTTGCCCCCTCGCCAGCCTGCCTTCCACGCTCAGGCTCCGTCCTCTTACCCGATGCCGAACGGGCTGCCGTTCCCTCAGCCCAGCGTGCCTGTGGTGGGCATCACTCCTTCACAGATGGTGGCTAACGTGTTTGGTTCAGCCACGCAACCCCAGGCATTCCCCGTCCAGGTCTCCACAACACCCCAGCATGATGCCCAGGTTGTCGGCAACGTCAGTCCGTTCATCAAACCCCCACAGCCCACCGCAGTGAACCCTGCTCCCCTCCAGCCATCCAACGGTAGTGTGACCTTCAACGGGGCCGACAACTGGGCGGCTCAATCCCAACTCGCTCCATCCTCCCCGGCCACCCAGCCGCCCCTTCAGCCGCAGGAAGATGCCTTTGAGGCCCAGTGGGCAGCTCTGGAGGGCCGCTCGCGCCAGCGCACCACACCCTCCCCGACAAATCCCTTCTCCACCGAGCTGCACAAGACCTTTGAGATCCAGCTCTGA